A window of Panicum virgatum strain AP13 chromosome 8K, P.virgatum_v5, whole genome shotgun sequence contains these coding sequences:
- the LOC120645287 gene encoding myb-related protein MYBAS1-like, which produces MVTVREEMRKGPWTEQEDMQLVCTVRLFGDRRWDFIAQVSGLNRTGKSCRLRWVNYLHPGLKHGRMSPKEERLIIELHARWGNRWSRIARRLPGRTDNEIKNYWRTHMRKKAQERKMSISPSSSSSSVTYQSCLLDTCPVIGMGTGDTHNGSSCVTSSLESTQSAMDAYPIDQIWREIEAPQASAFLNIAEGKEKTCSSIPCPLPSPAMWDYKCPEIFWKMADEEIRMLAP; this is translated from the exons ATGGTGACTGTCAGAGAGGAGATGCGTAAGGGGCCATGGACAGAGCAGGAGGACATGCAACTGGTATGCACTGTCCGCCTGTTCGGTGACCGTCGTTGGGACTTCATTGCCCAAGTCTCAG GCCTCAACAGGACAGGAAAGAGCTGCCGCCTCCGGTGGGTGAACTACCTCCACCCTGGCCTCAAACATGGCCGCATGTCCCCAAAAGAGGAGCGCCTTATTATTGAGCTCCATGCTCGGTGGGGGAACAG GTGGTCTAGGATAGCACGGAGGCTGCCAGGGCGCACAGACAATGAGATCAAGAACTACTGGAGGACACACATGAGAAAGAAGGCACAAGAGAGAAAGATGAGCATATCACCttcatcctcatcctcttcaGTGACATACCAATCCTGCCTTCTTGACACCTGTCCAGTCATTGGGATGGGCACTGGTGACACTCACAACGGCAGTAGCTGTGTCACCAGCTCCCTTGAGAGCACCCAGAGTGCCATGGATGCATATCCCATTGATCAGATATGGAGGGAGATCGAGGCACCACAGGCATCTGCCTTCCTGAACATTGCTGAAGGAAAAGAGAAGACATGCAGCAGTATTCCCTGTCCTCTGCCATCACCTGCTATGTGGGATTATAAATGCCCTGAGATATTCTGGAAGATGGCAGATGAAGAAATCAGGATGTTGGCTCCATAA
- the LOC120645290 gene encoding uncharacterized protein LOC120645290, whose protein sequence is MEETFRSQRKPSRTGRKLSPSPPRRPRPVSRDPPPRHYRRREPSPTRRRSWVILDRFVHRSRRLHGVVDNDATTSATSHDCVGRPVRASLRVAASPAVSRLHLHLPDRDEGIGYLEDMEEPAVVAAHRNSILFEVVVPFKDSYWTDPFLFPIDYFVYSASSSSPPSLTRLRACFEGVAGHPKEDKYFKPYRRQRQRVMLSREVELCILHHAPPPAGVGTATPPPWTVKRLKITPNMRTMGLNLASFRTDVVIPVSGRVLCWVDYYQGMLLVDFQPSEDADHDQQHLLSFIPLPNEALQSQRPYIDAGDPDPFRCACVTNDAGIKFVCIMTERRVRSASHHLAFTISTWTLDIGRGEWQKDVGATMDDGEFFGLYDDDEAGKILPRVLPSFPVVSMADPDVICFLLKEDDDILWMVEVNMLHKKVQSSAVYIKEQEGDEWYLSDEKVCRNFFFDGHYFIPSQFSGYLSKDAITSWELSDMMQKKVKQRMAKRKSGVGAQSEQFAG, encoded by the exons ATGGAAGAAACCTTCCGGAGCCAGAGGAAACCCTCCCGGACGGGGAGgaagctctctccctctccgccgcggcgcccccgCCCGGTCTCGCGGGATCCTCCGCCGCGCCACTACCGCCGGCGGGAGCCCTCTccgacgcgccgccgcagctgggTGATCCTGGACCGCTTCGTCCACCGCAGCCGGAGGCTCCACGGCGTCGTCGATAACGACGCCACGACCTCGGCGACCTCCCACGACTGCGTCGGCCGGCCCGTCCGCGCGTCGCTCCGGGTGGCCGCCTCCCCCGCGGTGTCCCGCCTGCACCTCCACCTGCCGGACAGGGACGAGGGGATTGGGTACCTCGAGGACATGGAGGAGCCAGCCGTGGTCGCCGCCCACCGCAACTCCATCCTGTTCGAGGTCGTCGTCCCCTTCAAGGATTCCTATTGGACCGACCCCTTCCTGTTCCCcatcgactacttcgtctactcggcctcctcctcgtcgccgccgtcgttgACAAGGCTTCGAGCTTGCTTCGAGGGGGTCGCCGGCCACCCCAAGGAGGACAAGTACTTCAAGCCGTACCGGCGACAGCGGCAGCGGGTCATGTTGAGCCGGGAGGTCGAGCTCTGCATCCTGCACCATGCGCCGCCTCCTGCCGGTGTCGGCACCGCAACACCGCCTCCATGGACGGTTAAGCGTCTCAAGATCACTCCCAACATGCGCACGATGGGCCTCAACCTTGCCTCCTTCAGAACTGACGTTGTCATTCCCGTCAGTGGCCGCGTCCTGTGCTGGGTTGATTACTACCAGGGCATGCTGCTCGTCGACTTCCAACCTTCAGAAGATGCAGACCATGATCAGCAGCATCTGCTTAGCTTCATCCCACTGCCCAATGAGGCTTTGCAATCTCAACGGCCGTATATTGATGCAGGTGACCCTGATCCGTTCCGGTGTGCCTGTGTGACCAACGATGCAGGCATCAAGTTCGTCTGCATTATGACCGAGAGGAGAGTGCGGTCTGCTTCTCATCACCTAGCCTTCACCATATCAACATGGACTTTGGACATCGGCCGAGGGGAATGGCAGAAGGATGTCGGCGCCACCATGGACGATGGTGAGTTCTTCGGTCtgtatgatgatgatgaagctgGCAAGATTCTGCCACGAGTGCTGCCGAGTTTTCCTGTTGTGAGCATGGCTGATCCGGATGTCATTTGCTTCCTGCTCAAGGAGGATGATGACATTTTATGGATGGTTGAGGTTAACATGTTGCACAAGAAAGTGCAGTCGAGCGCTGTCTATATCAAAGAACAAGAAGGAGACGAATGGTACTTGTCTGATGAGAAGGTTTGCAGGAACTTCTTCTTTGATGGCCACTACTTTATCCCCAGCCAGTTCTCCGGATACTTGAGCAAGGACGCCATCACTAG TTGGGAGCTGAGTGACATGATGCAGAAGAAAGTAAAACAGAGGATGGCGAAACGGAAGAGTGGCGTGGGGGCACAGTCAGAGCAATTTGCTGGATGA